GCCATTCTGATATATTCGGCCCCAGAGCATAGAGCCGTTGTTTCTATACTCTGCTTTGATGATTTTCCATCTCAATTTGGTCCATGGCATCAATAAAGATTAAATTTCACTTACTTCTACCAAATAAACGGGAGATTCTGTGTTAAATTGGTAAAAACACACTTTTCAAAATATCGACAATGCAGGCATCGATACCATGTACATTAACCTTCAATTTAAAACTTTTTTGAGttgattgatttttattttaatatgAGATAATGAAAAATACTTAATATACCTAATATTAGGGCTCTAGACTTTGTAATTAGCTTTAATCTAAAAGGGGATTAAGGTTTTTCCTTCGATTTTAATGATTAGGAGGTTACCTTATCTTGGGCACGCTCTAATAACAATATCATATATGCTATGACGCATCATAAATTGAATACATTTACCCTCTAAGGGACAATTGGCATCACGCGTTCCTCTACCAACTGATAAGGTCTGTAATTTTTCCAATTGACGTCCAATGGAATACAACGTGATCAACAGCACGGCTCTGATGATCTGAAGGAGATTGTAAAAGATTCAAATGTACTTGATTTTGAAAGGTACATTTCGTACTTTGTGCTATAGTTTATATAGTTAATATAAAAATTTACATACTATGTTCATGCATAAACCATCGAATATACACATGTGATTAGATTGAAAATACTGACATGCCTTTTCAATTTGAGCCCTAACTTGTTTTTTAGGTTTGAATATTCGTAGGTAACTGCTATTACTATATTGATAAGACAACCAATCTGCTTATTTATTATGCAGTTTctataaataaacaaacaactGCAATGTTCGAGTTGTCAGGTGTTTATCTGTTGTTGCTCATAATCACCACCCGAAGAAATTCGATTCAAAGAAAAGTGAAATCAAAGATAAGTTTAACTGAATGGGGGGTTACCTGGGTCTCCACGCGGTGGCATCCACTTATCAACAAACAAGTGTTCGACGGCTCAAGGATAATACCTGGCCAAAGTCCCCAACAATTTTTGTGAACTCTGGCCTTGTTATTGTCAGGTACTTGATGTCtaataaatggaaaagaatttataaatatttataaataatCTATGATGTTTTTAATGATGAAATATGGTGCAGTATATGCCGTATACCCCTGCGGATCTGCAAATTCGATGTGGATACCATCGAGACTGAAACTTAACTGGATGTCTGGTATTTTGGGTCTACCATTGGATTGGGTACGAGTGATATTTCAAGGTTTAATGTACATGCGATCTTTATTATTGTTATCATCGTCTGGTCGCGTGCCAAACGATTCAATTTCCAAGGGTTATCAGTGTTGTTTCTTGTTTAAGGACTGATAACCTTCACAAAGTCGCAAGCATCCATGTATGAGCGTTTAGACAGACAATCATGGCATGCCATGATTCCATGATTGGAAAGGCGCCAATATATTTGAAGTCAGATCTATCCTATATACTTATATATGCATCAGTAGAGAATGCAATGCTgtgatatttatttatacttTGCTCTAGGCAACTTTCTAGACATACAAGTAAGATATACAAGCACCACGCAAAACCAGAAGTCCACTCCTAAGATTTCCCCTCATGATCATCCTTTAGTTTAGGCATCTAATGGGGATCCAATACCCATATTCAATAGTTTTAACTTAGACGCATGAATCTCAGAAGGAAGAATTCTAAATCTCGACATAGGCTTTTCCTTTCATGCCAATGGTCATTAAAGTATCATTAAAACATCTTTTAGACAGTAATTTCATTTAGTTTTTGGCTCTTGTGAGGTCAAGTGCGTTTTTTTTCGAGAACAGTAACAAAATTCGTTGTTTGAACAGAAAATTTCTTTTgcaaaaatggaaaaatacgagaaaaccaagaAGGTGCAGGATGTCGCAGgcaactgctgctgcaactCAAAACCGAATTGGAATCCCCGTCAGATGTTCGACGAAATTGTGGAGGACATTGCAAAGAGCCTCGCACAGATATTGCTGATCTGTGGCATCAACACTACGAAGAGCTGCCAGGCCAAGTCCATTATCAGACTTGCCTTTAAGCACCACGAAAAGTTGAGGACAAAATGCAGCCCGAATGAGGCGGCAGAGCCGCGTCTCGATCGGGATGATATGCTGCAGGCTTTGAGCATCAGGTGCGGAATGCAAAGCGTGGAGGCCATGTTGTCGTATTCGATCATCAAGTGTGCATTTAAGGCCTTCTTTCACGGCAACCCACCGGTGTCGCCCAGTAGTCCGATTGTGGATGCCAAGGCCTTACACGAGCAGCAGCGGGCATGGATGAATGCCTCCAACGAGACGTCCAAGCTCTTCGAAAACTACCAGTCGGCCTTCTTTTGGGCGCACAAGTCCTACAAGGAGCAGATTGATATAATCTACAGGGCGCTGTACAATCACATGAGTGTCCGCTGTAGCCCGAACGAGGGCCCACTGTGCTCCAAGCCGGTGGTGCCCAAGAAGCTCACCCTCAAGGATGGCTGTCATCTGCGCTTGGCCAGTATTCTGTGTGGCCTTCAGGTGCCCCCCCAAATGAATACGGGCACTCTCGTAAACGTGCAGCTTCCACGCCCCTTACGCAATGCAGAGGTTAAAGTGCCGCGCTGCGATCATTGCAACGGTCGGTTCCTCATCTGCGAGTGCAACATCGATCAGCTGACGGCCGAGCAGTGCCAGGACTCGTACAATGTGAAGTGGTATCGCCTGGAGGACGAGCAACCGCAGCCCAAGCCCCAGTGGCCTCTATGTGAAGAAGACATGGTACCAGAGGATAAAGACAGCAGAACTCAACACTGCTCCGTTAACTGCAGACACGACAGGAGCCGTGAGTCCATGAATGTGTACCCGAATGTCTTCGAAGGCGGTTCCTCGAGTGGGGGTTCCAACTACCAAAGCTGCACAGATCTTTCCGACAAAATGGTCGACAAACTGGAGGATTATCTCATTAAACTGTGGGCCGAAGATGCGGCCGAAAAGAAGGACTCCCAGACGTACATATGCGGTCAGGACCATTCGAGAGACAGGACCAGCTTGTAAGCGATTGCAGATCGAGCTCCACTTTGTTTCTTCCTTTTTGTCTAATATTTCGTAAATACAAGGGATTCGGGTATGGCTCTCCCGTTTCGTAGAAACGAAAATTTGCATGTGTTTATTTCAGCCTTTTCCTGAAATGAATGTTAACCTATATTAAACGACCGTGCAAGAAGAAGTTATATGTGGGCTTGTATTATTAACTTATCACAGAAAACCTTGGGTCCTAATAAGCCTAAGACCTAGGCCAGACCTACAAATATCAACGGAAACGTTTCTCTTTGTACTATACGCAAAAGTTATTCGGTCTAATATAATCAAAAATTCTTGGCCCTTAAAGATAGTTTAACCTTGAAACATTGTTCGCAGTAAACTATAAGAGTATGCAGAAATAGTCCATCTGGTAAGACAGCTGGGTATTTACACACAAATTTGTAATTCAATAAAAATGGCATTTAAATTATTAAGAATGGTTACCAAGGCCGTGTAGAACTCTCTAAAGGTGGGTGGTTCCGTGACACCACATTTATAATTAAAGATAAGtaaatttaaattgaaataaCAGTTATTTAACCTGGCCGTATATGACCGCGGTAAATATTGGTTGTAAAATATCGATGTATCCAGCATGGATAATCGATACATAGCAATGTCATCCACAGTTTATCTTCCATCTCCAACCACAACCATAAACCCAAAAATTGcagaattaaacaaaaaagaagTGAGGTTTACTTGGAAGTTATTGAAAGAACCCGTAAGTTTCAATTGCATTTATTGCCACAATATGCTCGTTTACAAACTCAAAGCAGTTGCTGCGATAAGCTTCAAAAGCCGTGACTGTGGCTGCAAACGCCGCACTGATTAGGAGGAACAGATTATCAAGTAATGGTCAATCGCATGTAATTAATAGTTCAATAATCTAAAGACGCAGTTTGGCGCACTTACTAAACAATGTAGGTGCATGCAAACCCGTAGTGACATCACATCTGAAGCTATGACGCAGAAAAGTTGGTACCTagatttacatacatatgtgttcTTCTATGCTGTGTAGTGTTTTCAATTAACATGCATTGGGATAATAGCGCGCTGTGCACTAGTGCACGTGCACCTAATCTTTAAAGGCGCCTCTGCAGATTCCAAGCTAATATTTCTAATGCGTATTAACCCATACTTTATTGCTGTCTACGTTGAAAGATAAGCCTTGTCCTTGGATTTCGATGAATGGCCATATTATGTATAATACGAGGAGACATAAAACAAgattgtatatgtatgtacataaatattaaatattctTTGTTAGAAATTAACCGTAGTTTCGATGAAAACTAGGCACCATGACTCAGAACCTATGCATATTGTGCTGTAAATATCACTTCCTCGATGGTACATTTGATACCATTTCCCACACCTGTCGTGTCTAACTTATGCATACATTCAATTTTCCAACCGATGTCGGCTGCAAAATGTATAGACAAATGGGTATACAATATCATCGTATGTGTATGAATATGCATTTAAAGTGAAACTAGCCGTATGGCCTTCGTATTTTCGTAAATATTCTCGTGCTACTTAACCTCAACTTCTGTGTTTGAAAGAAGCAATATGGAAATCAGTCTGGAATGGATCTACTTTTTGAACACGCGTATGTAAAAACTAAGGCTTGAGCCGCAATACAATGCGAGGGATTGGAGTCACCAACTGGTTTTAGCCTGGTCAAAGTACAAGAACCATAAAGTTATCTATCAGCAGAATATTATTAGGCTGGGCAACTGGATTCACGCTCTAACCCATTATCATTAACCCGGCACACAGAGCGAACAACATCGATTATATTTGGTGAACATGGTCCTAACCTACTGTTGGTACAAAGTGCGAAGGCTAACCCCCTGGCAGGGCAGGTGCCTGGTGCTGGTCCATGTGAGTGGGTTTTAATTTTAGAAATTGCATTGTTAACAAACGTAGTGATTAAAATCTATTGCTCACTCTCCAAATAGATGCACAGAGGTTACCCAAACGATATCCGATTCAATCGTTCACTTAGGAGTTGGATAATTGACGTCATTATATAGTGAATGTTTACAATTTCTCCCAAATTGTAAATACACTGCGATTGGGGAGCCTACGTGCATGCCGCTAATCTAAAGAACATAGGCAATTGGCAATACTCTATTCCTCCCCGGCAATGAAATGCACACGACGACATAAAAAGCTCTGACGTTGGCGATATCTCGCTCACTCGCTCGCATCTCAGCTGCTGTGCTGCTCACTTTCCTCTGCCGAATGTTTTCGTTTTTGCTCTAGCGCGAAAGTTTAGTCAGTTGAATTATATTTTGTCTAGCGTGCGGACGTGCTGTGGATTCACACTCGGCCTGCTCCCACAACAAATACTTGTTTAAAACTGTGCGAAAAGAAAAGCGCGAGCTAAAGAAGTTAAAAGCTACTTGGTCAAGGAAACAGGTTGGTGGTTAGCCGTGGACTATTCCAGATGTCATGTACATGTGTATGTCTGTGGCCAGTGACTTGTTGAGCCATTTCAACAGGATTTTTGTGTCTAGTGTTTACGTAAAAGCCCCAGGCGCCAGAAAAGCAAATCAAGAAATTACAACTATGCTCTACACTGTTCTACATCTCATTTCCTCTGCGCATTTTATCTCCGATACTTGCTATATACAAATACTATGTACTCTATACCATACAATAGTTTGTATGTATGCGTAGTTCGTAGTTCGATCTCCCTCTGCGATATATTGTTGTTCCTCTTGTGCTTAGCGATTGCTCTTCAAACTCCAACTGGACGATCTTGGGGTCGAGTTTTTAAACAGCCACCACTCTGTGGTTCGTCAAGGTTTCAGTTTAACGGTCAAAGTGTTTAGCGGAAGGTTAGAGTCGGTCtcttatttttgtatttttcggTTAGTTTTGAGTGCTCCCCCATTTAGACTTAAAAAAAGGGGATGGGTGGCGGGTTTACGTTGACTTCATTAATTCACTTGCTTTTACTATGTAATCGCTTTTCCTGGTAAGCTAAACCGCTTGGTATTTTTTGTGCTTTTGTTTACTGAACTTTGACAATAATTAAACGGGCACTTAGCATTGCAAATTGGCGTTAAACCCGGACAACCAACTAAATTCGTAATGGGAATTGCAAAttaaatgtacatacatattgtTCGGCGAGAGTACAACAAAATGAAATAATTTCTCACTTCATTTACACTAGGTTCGCATGTCTGACTAAACCAATTAAATGTTTTAAGTTCGATGAATATTTCTATGTACCCATGTCCACGGGTTGAAGCAAGCTCCAGTGACCGACCCAAGAAGCGTAGCACTGCATCACGCCTTTGCAACGTGATTCCGGGGTCTCTAGAAAACaaactacatatgtacatacatatgtatgcatatacataattgtccctctctctctttctctctatctCCAACTCGCGCTGGGCTGTACTTTCTTCTCTCCCACGCTACCCAATAAATGAGAATCGCATACaaacagagagacagacaacACGTCGACATATTTCAAGTTCAATGCGCGACTCACATTTTTTATTGGTGTTGGTCATTAGTGCGTTTGTTTGCCGGTTTTTGGTCAAATTGGCTCTCCCAGTGCCTACAAGAACGAACAGCTGTTTGTCATGccacctctctctctttccgtCTGGCTGTGAAAAAGCTTTCAGATGTGATCTGATTTACACTTACACACTTTTAAGCGCCTGCATGTACAGTTCGTAATTTTTCTTAGTATTTACCTCTATTATTTCTCTTTCTACCTTCTTTTCTGTCGTTCCTAAGCGTGCGTCTTTTCTGGCATGAG
This region of Drosophila miranda strain MSH22 chromosome 2, D.miranda_PacBio2.1, whole genome shotgun sequence genomic DNA includes:
- the LOC108155622 gene encoding uncharacterized protein LOC108155622 → MEKYEKTKKVQDVAGNCCCNSKPNWNPRQMFDEIVEDIAKSLAQILLICGINTTKSCQAKSIIRLAFKHHEKLRTKCSPNEAAEPRLDRDDMLQALSIRCGMQSVEAMLSYSIIKCAFKAFFHGNPPVSPSSPIVDAKALHEQQRAWMNASNETSKLFENYQSAFFWAHKSYKEQIDIIYRALYNHMSVRCSPNEGPLCSKPVVPKKLTLKDGCHLRLASILCGLQVPPQMNTGTLVNVQLPRPLRNAEVKVPRCDHCNGRFLICECNIDQLTAEQCQDSYNVKWYRLEDEQPQPKPQWPLCEEDMVPEDKDSRTQHCSVNCRHDRSRESMNVYPNVFEGGSSSGGSNYQSCTDLSDKMVDKLEDYLIKLWAEDAAEKKDSQTYICGQDHSRDRTSL